One Acidimicrobiales bacterium DNA window includes the following coding sequences:
- a CDS encoding rhomboid family intramembrane serine protease, with product MIPLKDRNPTSRPAVVTVVLIIACVGVYFVLQQGHSGFDEIEVGGQPVRIDAESRFNLESAAIPCEITQGDPLTLDEAEATVNFGDDTACGAGDPGSAELFPGKHVWLAMVVSMFLHADLLHLGGNMLFLWVFGNNIEDRLGHARYVGFYLLGGIVATLGHVLVQPSSTVPVVGASGAIAAVMGAYLVWFPAAPVRTLIIFFFVLIRDVPAGVLLAAWFVLQFFTGSSSGVAWVAHVAGFVFGVLVALLVRGNDRARQVMWRDRYGGGPSPWDAPPDPGWGRY from the coding sequence GTGATCCCGCTGAAGGATCGGAACCCGACGTCGCGGCCCGCGGTGGTGACCGTCGTGCTCATCATCGCCTGCGTCGGCGTCTACTTCGTCCTGCAGCAGGGGCACAGCGGTTTCGACGAGATCGAGGTGGGCGGCCAGCCGGTCCGCATCGACGCCGAGTCCCGCTTCAACCTCGAGTCGGCCGCCATCCCGTGCGAGATCACCCAGGGCGACCCGCTCACCCTGGACGAGGCCGAGGCGACGGTCAACTTCGGCGACGACACGGCCTGCGGCGCGGGCGACCCCGGCAGCGCCGAGCTGTTCCCCGGCAAGCACGTGTGGCTCGCCATGGTGGTGTCGATGTTCCTCCACGCCGACCTGCTGCACCTCGGCGGCAACATGCTGTTCCTCTGGGTCTTCGGCAACAACATCGAGGACCGCCTCGGCCACGCCCGCTACGTCGGCTTCTACCTCCTGGGCGGCATCGTGGCGACGCTCGGGCACGTGCTCGTCCAGCCGTCGAGCACGGTGCCGGTGGTCGGCGCGTCGGGCGCCATCGCCGCGGTGATGGGCGCCTACCTCGTGTGGTTCCCGGCGGCGCCGGTGCGGACGCTCATCATCTTCTTCTTCGTGCTGATCCGGGACGTGCCCGCCGGCGTGCTGCTGGCCGCCTGGTTCGTGCTCCAGTTCTTCACGGGGTCGTCGAGCGGGGTCGCCTGGGTCGCGCACGTCGCCGGCTTCGTCTTCGGCGTGCTCGTCGCGCTGCTCGTGCGGGGCAACGACCGGGCCAGGCAGGTGATGTGGCGCGACCGGTACGGCGGCGGGCCGAGCCCGTGGGACGCGCCGCCGGACCCGGGCTGGGGCCGCTACTGA
- a CDS encoding HAD-IIA family hydrolase: protein MAWVLDLDGVVWLLEQAIPGAPDAVAALRAAGERVLFVTNNSSRPAADVAAALVAIGVPATGDDVVTSADAAAALLEPGERALVLGGAGVLLALRERGVATVVGEPDGPVDAVVVGLTRELTYDRLAAAATAVRNGARLVATNADPTLPTPNGPLPGAGSIVAAVATASGADPVVAGKPHDPMAVAVRRRIGPGPHWLAGDRLDTDGRFAAAMGARFALVLTGVTSADDVPYDPEPDLVAPDFAAAVDTVLGGGGGRGRVGSAQ, encoded by the coding sequence GTGGCCTGGGTGCTCGACCTCGACGGCGTGGTGTGGCTCCTCGAGCAGGCCATCCCGGGCGCGCCGGACGCCGTCGCCGCCCTGCGGGCGGCAGGGGAGCGCGTCCTGTTCGTGACCAACAACTCGTCCCGGCCAGCCGCCGACGTCGCCGCCGCCCTCGTCGCCATCGGCGTGCCGGCGACCGGCGACGACGTCGTCACCTCCGCCGACGCCGCCGCCGCCCTCCTGGAGCCGGGCGAGCGGGCGCTGGTGCTCGGCGGCGCCGGCGTGCTCCTCGCCCTCCGCGAGCGGGGGGTGGCGACCGTCGTCGGCGAGCCGGATGGCCCGGTGGACGCGGTCGTCGTCGGGCTCACCCGCGAGCTCACCTACGACCGGCTGGCCGCCGCGGCGACGGCCGTCCGCAACGGCGCGCGCCTGGTCGCCACGAACGCCGACCCCACGCTGCCCACGCCGAACGGCCCGCTCCCGGGCGCCGGGTCGATCGTCGCCGCCGTCGCCACCGCCTCCGGCGCCGACCCCGTCGTCGCCGGCAAGCCCCACGACCCGATGGCGGTCGCCGTCCGCCGCCGCATCGGCCCCGGGCCCCACTGGCTGGCCGGTGACCGCCTCGACACCGACGGCCGCTTCGCCGCCGCCATGGGCGCCCGCTTCGCGCTCGTGCTCACCGGGGTGACGTCGGCCGACGACGTCCCGTACGACCCGGAGCCCGACCTCGTCGCGCCCGACTTCGCCGCCGCCGTCGACACCGTCCTCGGCGGCGGTGGCGGTCGCGGTCGCGTGGGCAGCGCTCAGTAG
- a CDS encoding DUF1015 domain-containing protein: protein MPGFAPFSGVRYDPALVRLADVTAPPYDVVDAEERSRLSGRSPYNVVRIDLPLAEPGVDRYAKACRLFHGWLRDGVLRTERAPAFYGYRMTYEDELGRPRHTTGVIGALDLVAPGEGGILPHEQTHQRARSDRLTMLRTCRANLSPVWLLSLAAGLTARCAPETEPVDRWVDEEGVGHELWVVDDPAAEATIAELVGSAPLVIADGHHRYETSLAYRDERHAEGAGPGPWDRLMAFVVELAEDELDVHPIHRLLSGLPDDLDLVAALAASFDAARLAGGEGDDPVGLAARLPDLGGLGLLTAEGAWLLRPRHGADVDSGVLAGALAALPDHVVRYHHSPTAAAKVVRSGDAQAAVLLRPVPVPRIADAARAGERFPPKTTFFAPKPRTGLVFMNLDADADA from the coding sequence GTGCCGGGGTTCGCGCCGTTCAGCGGGGTTCGGTACGACCCGGCCCTCGTGCGGCTGGCCGACGTGACCGCCCCGCCCTACGACGTCGTCGACGCCGAGGAGCGGAGCCGGCTCTCGGGCCGCAGCCCGTACAACGTCGTGCGCATCGACCTGCCGCTGGCCGAGCCCGGCGTCGACCGCTACGCCAAGGCGTGCCGCCTCTTCCACGGCTGGCTGCGCGACGGCGTCCTGCGCACCGAGCGGGCGCCCGCCTTCTACGGCTACCGCATGACCTACGAGGACGAGCTGGGCCGGCCCCGCCACACGACCGGGGTCATCGGCGCGCTCGACCTCGTTGCGCCCGGCGAGGGCGGCATCCTCCCTCACGAGCAGACCCACCAGCGGGCCCGCAGCGACCGGCTGACGATGCTGCGGACGTGCCGGGCGAACCTGTCACCGGTGTGGCTGCTGTCCCTCGCCGCCGGGCTGACGGCGCGGTGCGCGCCCGAGACCGAGCCGGTCGACCGCTGGGTCGACGAGGAGGGCGTGGGCCACGAGCTGTGGGTCGTCGACGACCCGGCGGCCGAGGCGACCATCGCCGAGCTGGTCGGGTCGGCGCCGCTCGTCATCGCCGACGGCCATCACCGCTACGAGACGAGCCTCGCCTACCGGGACGAGCGCCACGCCGAGGGGGCGGGGCCGGGGCCGTGGGACCGGCTGATGGCGTTCGTGGTCGAGCTGGCCGAGGACGAGCTCGACGTCCACCCGATCCACCGCCTGCTGTCCGGGTTGCCCGACGACCTCGACCTCGTCGCCGCCCTGGCCGCGTCGTTCGACGCCGCGCGGCTGGCCGGTGGCGAGGGCGACGACCCGGTCGGGCTGGCCGCCCGCCTCCCCGACCTCGGCGGGCTCGGCCTGCTCACCGCCGAGGGTGCCTGGCTGCTGCGGCCCCGCCACGGCGCCGACGTCGACAGCGGGGTGCTGGCCGGCGCGCTGGCCGCCCTGCCGGACCACGTCGTCCGCTACCACCACTCGCCGACCGCCGCCGCCAAGGTCGTGCGCAGCGGCGACGCCCAGGCCGCCGTGCTGCTGCGGCCGGTGCCCGTGCCGAGGATCGCCGACGCCGCCCGGGCCGGCGAGCGCTTCCCGCCGAAGACGACGTTCTTCGCGCCGAAGCCCCGCACCGGGCTCGTGTTCATGAACCTCGACGCCGACGCCGACGCCTGA
- a CDS encoding 2-oxoacid:ferredoxin oxidoreductase subunit beta, producing MTDVPTTTRKDWSSDQEVRWCPGCGDYSILAAVQLLMPELGVRRENTVFVSGIGCAARFPYYMNTYGLHGIHGRAPAIATGLAMARPDLDVWIVTGDGDALSIGGNHLIHALRRNVNLTILMFNNQIYGLTKGQYSPTSEVGKVTKSTPFGSLDTPFNPVSVALGAEATFVARTHDMDRQHMLDTFRRAHAHRGAAFVEIYQNCNVFNDGAFTQITGKEHRADNLIPLEHGQPIRFGAEREKCIVLDGQGRARIAQVAEVGEDAVLVHDEAREDPGLAFLLSRLSHGPFEPTPIGVFRAVERADYGDAVSRQLAAAQEQRGPGDLARLLRSGATWDVTAS from the coding sequence ATGACCGACGTGCCCACCACGACCCGCAAGGACTGGTCGAGCGACCAGGAGGTCCGCTGGTGCCCGGGGTGTGGGGACTACTCCATCCTCGCCGCCGTGCAGCTGCTCATGCCCGAGCTCGGCGTCCGCCGGGAGAACACCGTCTTCGTCTCGGGCATCGGCTGTGCCGCCCGGTTCCCGTACTACATGAACACCTACGGCCTGCACGGGATCCACGGCCGGGCGCCGGCCATCGCCACCGGCCTGGCCATGGCCCGGCCCGACCTCGACGTGTGGATCGTGACCGGCGACGGCGACGCACTCTCGATCGGCGGCAACCACCTCATCCACGCGCTGCGGCGCAACGTGAACCTCACGATCCTGATGTTCAACAACCAGATCTACGGGCTGACCAAGGGCCAGTACTCGCCGACGAGCGAGGTCGGCAAGGTGACGAAGTCGACGCCGTTCGGCTCGCTCGACACGCCGTTCAACCCGGTCAGCGTGGCGCTCGGCGCGGAGGCGACGTTCGTCGCCCGCACCCACGACATGGACCGCCAGCACATGCTCGACACGTTCCGCCGGGCGCATGCCCACCGGGGCGCGGCGTTCGTGGAGATCTACCAGAACTGCAACGTCTTCAACGACGGCGCCTTCACCCAGATCACCGGCAAGGAGCACCGGGCCGACAACCTTATCCCGCTCGAGCACGGGCAGCCCATCCGCTTCGGCGCCGAGCGCGAGAAGTGCATCGTCCTCGACGGCCAGGGGCGGGCCCGCATCGCGCAGGTGGCGGAGGTCGGCGAGGACGCCGTCCTCGTCCACGACGAGGCGCGCGAGGACCCGGGGCTGGCCTTCCTCCTGTCCCGCCTGTCGCACGGGCCGTTCGAGCCGACCCCGATCGGCGTGTTCCGGGCCGTCGAGCGCGCCGACTACGGCGACGCCGTGTCCCGTCAGCTCGCCGCCGCCCAGGAACAGCGCGGGCCGGGCGACCTGGCCCGGCTGCTGCGCTCCGGCGCGACCTGGGACGTCACCGCCTCCTGA
- a CDS encoding 2-oxoacid:acceptor oxidoreductase subunit alpha, translating to MSDTVERTDVQQLDRVIIRFAGDSGDGMQLTGDRFTSASAVLGNDLATLPDFPAEIRAPAGTLAGVSAFQVHISDHDITTPGDAAQVLVAMNPAALRAQVPLVEAGGTIIVNVDAFDERNLTKAGYTESPLADGTLKGYTVYEVPMTSMTKEAVAPLGVKPRDAERSKNFFALGLVTWMYTRPVEPTLEWIAKRFAAKPQVADANTAAFKAGHAFGETAELFEHRYFVKPAKLLPGTYTNITGNTALAWGIVAAGHLAKLPVFLASYPITPASDILHELSKHKNFGVRTLQAEDEIAAIGAALGAAFGGHLGATTTSGPGMALKAETMGLAVGLELPLLVIDIQRGGPSTGLPTKTEAADLLMAMYGRHAEAPLPIVAAQSPSHCFEVVIEAARIALTYRTPVIVLSDGYLANGAEPWRLPDLSSLPEINVEFATEPNHVDDDGTAEFWPYLRDPVTLARPWAVPGTPGLQHRIGGLEKEDGRGNISYDPANHERMVHLRAAKIAGIARDIPPVVVEGDEDADLLVLGWGSTWGAIGGAVDRVRARGRRVARAHLVHLNPFPQNLGDVLRRYRTVLVPEMNMGQLSRLVRAEYLVDARAVTKVRGLPFTAGELERTILDTLDASNGSSDR from the coding sequence CCGGGACCCTCGCGGGCGTGTCGGCGTTCCAGGTGCACATCTCGGACCACGACATCACGACGCCGGGCGACGCTGCGCAGGTCCTCGTCGCCATGAACCCGGCGGCGCTGCGGGCCCAGGTGCCCCTGGTCGAGGCGGGTGGGACGATCATCGTGAACGTCGACGCCTTCGACGAGCGCAACCTGACCAAGGCCGGCTACACCGAGAGCCCGCTCGCCGACGGGACCCTCAAGGGCTACACGGTCTACGAGGTGCCGATGACGTCGATGACGAAGGAGGCGGTCGCCCCGCTCGGCGTGAAGCCGAGGGACGCGGAGCGGTCGAAGAACTTCTTCGCCCTCGGCCTCGTGACGTGGATGTACACCCGGCCGGTCGAGCCGACCCTCGAGTGGATCGCGAAGCGCTTCGCGGCCAAGCCCCAGGTGGCCGACGCCAACACCGCCGCGTTCAAGGCCGGCCACGCCTTCGGCGAGACGGCCGAGCTGTTCGAGCACCGCTACTTCGTGAAGCCGGCCAAGCTGCTGCCGGGGACCTACACGAACATCACCGGCAACACCGCGCTCGCGTGGGGGATCGTGGCCGCCGGGCACCTGGCCAAGCTGCCGGTGTTCCTCGCCTCGTACCCGATCACCCCGGCGTCGGACATCCTCCACGAGCTGTCCAAGCACAAGAACTTCGGGGTCAGGACCCTCCAGGCCGAGGACGAGATCGCCGCCATCGGCGCCGCCCTCGGCGCCGCCTTCGGGGGCCATCTCGGGGCGACGACGACGAGCGGCCCGGGCATGGCGCTCAAGGCCGAGACGATGGGCCTCGCCGTCGGCCTCGAGCTCCCGCTGCTCGTCATCGACATCCAGCGGGGCGGGCCGTCCACCGGCCTGCCGACCAAGACCGAGGCGGCCGACCTGCTCATGGCCATGTACGGCCGGCACGCCGAGGCCCCGCTGCCGATCGTCGCCGCGCAGAGCCCGTCGCACTGCTTCGAGGTCGTGATCGAGGCGGCCCGGATCGCCCTCACCTACCGCACGCCCGTGATCGTGCTGTCCGACGGCTACCTGGCGAATGGCGCCGAGCCGTGGCGGCTGCCGGACCTCTCGTCCTTGCCGGAGATCAACGTCGAGTTCGCCACCGAGCCGAACCACGTGGACGACGACGGGACGGCGGAGTTCTGGCCGTACCTCCGCGACCCCGTCACCCTCGCCCGGCCGTGGGCGGTGCCCGGCACGCCGGGGCTCCAGCACCGCATCGGCGGGCTGGAGAAGGAGGACGGTCGCGGCAACATCTCCTACGACCCGGCCAACCACGAGCGGATGGTCCACCTCCGGGCCGCGAAGATCGCCGGCATCGCCCGCGACATCCCCCCGGTCGTCGTCGAGGGCGACGAGGACGCCGACCTCCTCGTGCTCGGCTGGGGCTCGACCTGGGGCGCCATCGGCGGCGCCGTCGACCGGGTCAGGGCGCGCGGCCGCCGGGTCGCCCGGGCCCACCTCGTCCACCTCAACCCGTTCCCGCAGAACCTGGGCGACGTCCTGCGCCGGTACCGCACCGTGCTCGTGCCCGAGATGAACATGGGGCAGCTGTCCCGTCTCGTGCGGGCCGAGTACCTCGTCGACGCCCGCGCCGTCACCAAGGTGCGCGGCCTACCGTTCACCGCCGGCGAGCTGGAACGGACGATCCTCGACACCCTCGACGCCAGCAACGGGAGCAGCGACCGATGA